The Natronobacterium texcoconense genome includes the window CAGCCGACCGCGTCGGCGGCGTCGGCCGCCGTCTTCGTCCCTTCGGGGAACTCCTCGACGTCGGGTTCGAACCCGTACTCGTCGCGCGCTCGTTCGACGAACTCCGATATGCGTGGATGCATCACGCACACGTTCGCAGGGGATCGACAAAACGGTTCACTCGAATTACTCGAGCGCGACCACGAGTTCCACTCCGTCTCGACGCCGATAGCTGGCCCCTCGACCTGCGTCCGTACGAACGACCTCGAAGGCGTCGAACCGGATCACGAGCCGGCCGGGATCGATCGTCGCCCGGAGCATCGGCCCGCGAGTCGTCACGACGACGTACGGCGGGCCGGCGACAGGTTCTGCCTGCAACTCACAGCCCATCGCGTCGACGGCGTCCTCGAGGACCGCCGGGAGACGCTCGAGGACGCCCGCAGTCTCGAGCGTCGACCGGAGGTCGGCGACGAGCGCGTCGCGGTTCGTGGTGCGAGCCGTATCCCAGGGTTCGGCCACAGCGTCCGCACAGCGGTCGACGTCGGCGACGATCGAACCGTGATTCGTGAGGAGGCGACGGCGCGCCTCCCGTATCGGGTACGACACGACCGTCGATGTGCGCGCGAGCTACTACAACTTCCCGGCTATCGATCACGGCTGACAGCCGACGGCTATCACTTGCGCTCGAGGACGCCGACCCGGACGTCACCGACGCGCGTCAACACGGTCTGTAGCGTCCGACGCCAGGCCGGTTCGCGCTGCTGTTCGAGTTCCCGACGCAACCGGTCGTTCTCCGCCTCGAGTTCGTGAGTCCGCCGCTTGAGGTCGTCGACCTGATCCTCGAGACGGTACCGGCGGGTTCGCTGGGCCTCGAGGTCGTTTCGTAACTGATCGCGGTCGCGCTCGAGGGTTGCCGCGCGCTCGGCGAGTTGCTCGCGGTCGCGCCGGACGTCGTCGACGAAAGGATCGCGGTCGGATTCGGGGATGGCGTCGGTGCCGTGATCGGACGGCTGGTCGTCGCTTCCTGGCTCGAGATAGCCCGTACCGATCGCGTTGACGACGGCCCCCGACAGCAGAATCAGTCCGCCGAAGTAGAGCCACGTCAGCAGCAGGATGATCCCGCCGAGCACGCCACCTCCCTCGTCGGCGGCGAAGCCGACGTAGACGCGAAACAGTGACTGGAGCGCCATCCAGCCGACGGCCGCGAGCACGACGCCCGGGATCACCTCGCGTCTGGAGGCACCGACGTCGGGGAAGTAGTAGTACATCGGGTAGAACGCGAGCGTGAGGACCACCACGAGCAACAGCGACTGGACGAGTCCGAGACCGGGGATATCCGGCAGGAACGCGAACGCGATCCCCATTCCCGCCGCGACTAGCAGTGCACCACCGATCGCGCCGAACACGATCAGCGCGTCCCGGACCGTGTCGACGAACGACCCCTCTTCTGCCGTGTCGTAGATCTCCGAGAACGCCTTGTCGAGACCGCGGAAGATCTTCAGCGATCCCCATACGAGGACGACGATCCCGATGACCGTCGATCCTGCGGTCGCGGGCGAGTCCTCGATCGACTCCTCGACGAACAACTGTCCGCTCTCGGGAAGGGCTCCTTCCGTCGTCTCCGTGACCTGCTGGGCGAACTGCTCGTCGCCGACGATCGTAACGAAAAAGAACACGAGCACCAGCAGCGGCAACAGCGAGATAAACGCCTGGTATGCGATGCTCGCGGCCATAAACGGCACGTTCTTCTCCTGAATCCCCTCGACGACGGTCTTTCCGAACGCGAGGCCGTCTCGAACGTCGGTCGACATACGACTAGAAGCGGACCGGACGACGTTATGCCGTCGGCTTGCAACCACCGTGTTTTGCAGTAGCGGTGGCTGTCACCGTCGGTTTA containing:
- a CDS encoding YhjD/YihY/BrkB family envelope integrity protein is translated as MSTDVRDGLAFGKTVVEGIQEKNVPFMAASIAYQAFISLLPLLVLVFFFVTIVGDEQFAQQVTETTEGALPESGQLFVEESIEDSPATAGSTVIGIVVLVWGSLKIFRGLDKAFSEIYDTAEEGSFVDTVRDALIVFGAIGGALLVAAGMGIAFAFLPDIPGLGLVQSLLLVVVLTLAFYPMYYYFPDVGASRREVIPGVVLAAVGWMALQSLFRVYVGFAADEGGGVLGGIILLLTWLYFGGLILLSGAVVNAIGTGYLEPGSDDQPSDHGTDAIPESDRDPFVDDVRRDREQLAERAATLERDRDQLRNDLEAQRTRRYRLEDQVDDLKRRTHELEAENDRLRRELEQQREPAWRRTLQTVLTRVGDVRVGVLERK